Proteins found in one Aquibium microcysteis genomic segment:
- the fabG gene encoding 3-oxoacyl-[acyl-carrier-protein] reductase, whose product MFDLTGRKALVTGASGGIGEAVARALHGQGATVGLHGTRVEKLEALAAELGDRVKVFPADLSNRDDVKALAQKAEADLEGVDILVNNAGITRDGLFVRMSDADWDAVIEVNLTSTFRLTRELTHPMMRRRYGRIINMASVVGVTGNPGQANYCASKAGMIGFSKSLAQEIASRNVTVNCIAPGFIESAMTDKLNDKQKDAIMGAIPMRRMGTGLEIATAAVYLASAEAAYVTGQTIHVNGGMAMF is encoded by the coding sequence ATGTTCGATCTGACCGGCCGCAAGGCCCTCGTGACCGGCGCCTCCGGCGGCATCGGCGAGGCGGTGGCGCGCGCCCTGCACGGCCAGGGCGCGACCGTAGGCCTGCACGGTACCCGCGTCGAGAAGCTCGAGGCGCTCGCGGCCGAGCTCGGCGACCGGGTGAAGGTCTTTCCGGCCGATCTTTCGAACCGCGACGACGTCAAGGCGCTGGCGCAGAAGGCGGAAGCGGATCTCGAAGGCGTCGACATCCTCGTCAACAATGCCGGCATCACCCGCGACGGACTGTTCGTGCGCATGTCCGATGCCGACTGGGACGCGGTGATCGAGGTGAACCTGACCTCGACCTTCCGCCTGACGCGCGAACTCACCCATCCGATGATGCGCCGCCGCTACGGCCGCATCATCAACATGGCCTCGGTGGTCGGCGTCACCGGCAATCCGGGCCAGGCCAACTACTGCGCCTCCAAGGCCGGCATGATCGGCTTTTCGAAGTCGCTCGCGCAGGAGATCGCGTCGCGCAACGTCACCGTCAACTGCATCGCGCCGGGCTTCATCGAATCGGCCATGACCGACAAGCTCAACGACAAGCAGAAGGATGCCATCATGGGCGCGATCCCGATGCGGCGCATGGGCACCGGGCTGGAGATCGCCACCGCGGCCGTCTACCTCGCCTCGGCGGAGGCGGCCTACGTCACCGGGCAGACGATCCACGTCAACGGCGGCATGGCGATGTTCTGA
- the rpsR gene encoding 30S ribosomal protein S18 has product MVDINQIPTRRPFHRRRKTCPFSGANAPKIDYKDVRLLQRYISERGKIVPSRITAVSQKKQRELAQAIKRARFLGLLPYVVK; this is encoded by the coding sequence ATGGTCGACATCAACCAGATCCCGACCCGCCGGCCCTTCCACCGCCGCCGCAAGACCTGCCCGTTCTCCGGCGCCAACGCGCCGAAGATCGACTACAAGGACGTGCGTCTCCTGCAGCGCTACATCTCCGAGCGCGGCAAGATCGTGCCGTCGCGCATCACCGCCGTCAGCCAGAAGAAGCAGCGCGAACTCGCCCAGGCGATCAAGCGCGCCCGCTTCCTCGGCCTGCTGCCCTACGTGGTGAAGTGA
- a CDS encoding replicative DNA helicase, producing MAEAVRKLGVAETPLYREAPNNIEAEQALLGAILVNNDAFYRVSDFLKPTHFYEPLHRKIFEIAGELIRMGKSANPVTMKTFLPADGKVGDITVAHYLAKLAAEAVTIINAADYGRAIYDLATRRALITVGEDMVNIAYDAPVDMSPAEQIEDAERRLFELAETGRYDGGFQSFSDAVTTAIDVANAAYMREGHLSGVSTGLRDVDRKLGGLQSSDLIILAGRPAMGKTSLATNIAFNIAAAYKPAQQADGSFKAERGGVVGFFSLEMSAEQLATRIISEQTEISSSKIRRGEITESDFEKLVACAQMMQKTPLFIDQTGGISIAQLAARARRLKRQRGLDVIVIDYVQLMQGSSAKSSQNRVQEITEITTGLKALAKELHVPIIALSQLSRQVESRDDKRPQLSDLRESGSIEQDADVVLFVYRDEYYMQNKQPEEGTPEYEDWRLKFERVKGKAELIIAKQRHGPTGTVELAFEGQFTRFSDLAEEDRLPERFE from the coding sequence ATGGCAGAAGCAGTCCGCAAGCTCGGCGTGGCGGAGACGCCGCTCTATCGCGAGGCGCCTAACAACATCGAGGCGGAGCAGGCGCTGCTCGGCGCCATCCTCGTCAACAACGACGCCTTCTACCGCGTTTCGGATTTCCTGAAGCCGACCCATTTCTACGAGCCGCTGCACCGCAAGATCTTCGAGATCGCGGGCGAGCTGATCCGCATGGGCAAGTCCGCCAATCCCGTCACCATGAAGACCTTCCTTCCCGCGGACGGGAAGGTCGGCGACATCACCGTCGCGCACTACCTCGCCAAGCTCGCCGCCGAGGCGGTCACGATCATCAACGCGGCCGACTACGGCCGGGCGATCTACGACCTCGCCACCCGCCGCGCGCTGATCACCGTCGGCGAGGACATGGTCAACATCGCTTACGACGCGCCGGTCGACATGTCGCCGGCAGAGCAGATCGAGGATGCCGAGCGCAGGCTGTTCGAGCTGGCCGAGACCGGGCGCTACGACGGCGGCTTCCAGAGCTTCTCGGATGCGGTGACGACGGCGATCGACGTCGCCAACGCCGCCTACATGCGCGAGGGTCATCTGTCGGGCGTCTCGACCGGCCTGCGCGACGTCGACCGCAAGCTCGGCGGCCTGCAGTCGTCCGACCTCATCATCCTCGCCGGCCGCCCGGCGATGGGCAAGACGTCGCTTGCCACCAACATCGCCTTCAACATCGCCGCCGCCTACAAGCCTGCGCAGCAGGCCGACGGCTCGTTCAAGGCCGAGCGCGGCGGCGTCGTCGGCTTCTTCTCGCTGGAAATGTCGGCCGAACAGCTCGCAACCCGCATCATTTCCGAGCAGACGGAAATCTCGTCGTCGAAGATCCGCCGCGGCGAGATCACCGAATCGGACTTCGAGAAACTCGTGGCCTGCGCCCAGATGATGCAGAAGACGCCGCTCTTCATCGACCAGACCGGCGGCATCTCGATCGCGCAGCTCGCCGCCCGCGCCCGGCGCCTCAAGCGCCAGCGCGGGCTCGACGTGATCGTCATCGACTACGTGCAGCTGATGCAGGGCTCGTCGGCGAAATCGAGCCAGAACCGCGTGCAGGAGATCACCGAGATCACCACCGGCCTGAAGGCGCTCGCCAAGGAGCTGCACGTGCCGATCATCGCGCTGTCGCAGCTGTCGCGCCAGGTCGAAAGCCGCGACGACAAGCGGCCGCAACTGTCGGACCTGCGCGAATCGGGTTCGATCGAGCAGGACGCCGACGTGGTGCTGTTCGTCTACCGCGACGAATACTACATGCAGAACAAGCAGCCCGAGGAAGGCACTCCGGAATACGAGGACTGGCGGCTGAAGTTCGAGCGGGTGAAGGGCAAGGCCGAGCTCATCATCGCCAAGCAGCGCCACGGCCCCACCGGCACTGTCGAACTCGCCTTCGAAGGCCAGTTCACGCGGTTCTCGGATCTCGCCGAGGAAGACCGGCTGCCGGAACGGTTCGAGTAG
- the fabD gene encoding ACP S-malonyltransferase produces the protein MAIAFTFPGQGSQSVGMGRDLAEAFPEARAVFDEVDAALGEKLSAVMWEGPEETLTLTANAQPALMAVSMAAIRVLQARGLVLQDKVAYVAGHSLGEYSALCAAGVFSLADTARLLRIRGNAMQAAVPAGEGAMAAILGLDQDKVEQACAGAEGGVCQIANDNGGGQLVISGSKAAVDHAARLCTEMGAKRALMLSVSAPFHSALMAPAAEAMREALAAVEMNPPVVPVVANVTVSPLSDPDEIRRRLVEQVTGRVRWRETVEWFAANGVGTLYEIGAGKVLCGLARRISRDTATAAVNTPADIDAALAALA, from the coding sequence ATGGCAATCGCATTCACCTTTCCGGGCCAGGGCAGCCAGTCCGTCGGAATGGGCCGCGATCTGGCGGAAGCCTTCCCCGAGGCCCGGGCGGTCTTCGACGAGGTCGACGCGGCGCTGGGCGAGAAACTCTCGGCCGTGATGTGGGAGGGGCCGGAAGAGACCCTGACGCTCACCGCCAACGCGCAGCCCGCGTTGATGGCCGTGTCGATGGCGGCGATCCGCGTCCTGCAGGCGCGCGGCCTGGTGCTGCAGGACAAGGTCGCCTACGTCGCCGGCCATTCGCTGGGCGAATATTCCGCACTCTGCGCCGCCGGCGTGTTCTCGCTGGCCGACACGGCGCGGCTGCTGCGCATCCGCGGCAATGCCATGCAGGCGGCCGTCCCGGCCGGGGAGGGCGCCATGGCGGCCATCCTCGGGCTCGACCAGGACAAGGTGGAGCAGGCCTGCGCCGGTGCCGAGGGCGGCGTTTGCCAGATCGCCAACGACAATGGCGGCGGCCAGCTCGTCATCTCCGGATCGAAGGCGGCCGTCGATCACGCCGCGCGGCTGTGCACGGAGATGGGCGCCAAGCGCGCCCTGATGCTGTCGGTCTCCGCGCCTTTCCATTCCGCGCTGATGGCGCCGGCGGCCGAGGCCATGCGCGAGGCGCTGGCGGCGGTGGAAATGAATCCGCCCGTCGTGCCGGTGGTGGCCAACGTCACCGTCAGCCCGCTCTCCGACCCGGACGAGATCCGTCGGCGGCTCGTGGAGCAGGTCACGGGCCGGGTCCGCTGGCGCGAGACCGTCGAATGGTTCGCCGCCAACGGCGTCGGCACGCTCTACGAGATCGGCGCCGGCAAGGTGCTGTGCGGGCTCGCCCGCCGCATCAGCCGCGATACTGCCACCGCCGCCGTCAACACGCCGGCCGACATCGACGCGGCGCTGGCCGCGCTCGCCTGA
- the rplI gene encoding 50S ribosomal protein L9: MEVILLERISRLGQMGDTVKVRDGFARNFLLPQGKALRANDANKKKFEGQRAQLEARNLERKSEAEAVAEKLDGQSFVVVRSAGETGQLYGSVSTRDISDLLTEEGFTVARNQIELNNPIKAIGLTNVVIALHPEVEVTITLNVARSADEAERQAKGEKLDSLEAIYGEDINENARPDAFFDPGAEGFDDEEA, encoded by the coding sequence ATGGAAGTCATTCTTCTCGAGCGCATCTCGCGCCTTGGCCAGATGGGCGACACCGTCAAGGTGCGCGACGGCTTCGCGCGCAATTTCCTGCTGCCGCAGGGCAAGGCGCTGCGCGCCAACGACGCCAACAAGAAGAAGTTCGAGGGCCAGCGCGCCCAGCTCGAAGCGCGCAATCTCGAACGCAAGAGCGAGGCAGAGGCCGTCGCCGAGAAGCTCGACGGCCAGAGCTTCGTGGTGGTGCGTTCCGCCGGCGAGACCGGCCAGCTGTACGGCTCGGTGTCGACCCGCGACATCTCCGACCTGCTCACCGAGGAAGGCTTCACGGTCGCCCGCAATCAGATCGAGCTGAACAACCCGATCAAGGCGATCGGCCTGACGAACGTGGTCATCGCGCTGCACCCCGAGGTCGAGGTGACGATCACGCTCAACGTCGCCCGCTCCGCGGACGAGGCCGAGCGCCAGGCGAAGGGCGAGAAGCTCGATTCGCTCGAGGCGATCTATGGCGAGGACATCAACGAGAACGCCCGTCCGGATGCCTTCTTCGATCCGGGCGCGGAAGGCTTCGACGACGAGGAAGCCTGA
- a CDS encoding M20 aminoacylase family protein, translating into MPIVNRIAEFHDDVTAWRRDIHAHPELQFDVHRTAALVADKLREFGVDEVVTGIGRTGVVGVIRGRKTGSGRAIGLRADMDALPIQEVLDHSYKSRNPGIMHACGHDGHTAMLLGAARYLAETRNFDGTAVVIFQPAEEGGGGGREMVEEGMMDRFAIDEVYGMHNAPGLPTGSFAIRSGSMMAAADMFVIDIEGIGGHAARPQRCIDTTLVGAHIMTALQSVVARNVDPIEAAVVSVTTFKAGDAFNVIPQTARLTGTARTLSAAVRDQLEERMKDVVEHTARAFGAKATLDYQRHYPVLSNHAAQTDFAASVARQVVGDRVDVNTPQVMGGEDFAFMLEARPGAFIYIGQGDGPYVHHPEYDFNDEIIPVGCSYWAKLVETALPAG; encoded by the coding sequence ATGCCCATCGTCAACCGCATCGCCGAGTTCCACGACGACGTCACCGCCTGGCGCCGCGACATCCACGCCCATCCGGAACTCCAGTTCGACGTCCACCGCACGGCGGCGCTGGTGGCGGACAAGCTGCGCGAATTCGGAGTGGACGAGGTGGTGACGGGCATCGGCCGCACCGGCGTGGTCGGCGTGATCCGCGGACGCAAGACCGGCAGCGGCCGTGCGATCGGCCTGCGCGCCGACATGGATGCGCTGCCGATCCAGGAGGTCCTCGACCATTCCTACAAGTCGCGGAACCCCGGCATCATGCATGCCTGCGGCCATGACGGGCACACCGCCATGCTGCTCGGCGCGGCACGCTATCTCGCCGAAACGCGCAATTTCGACGGCACGGCGGTCGTCATCTTCCAGCCTGCGGAAGAGGGCGGCGGCGGCGGGCGCGAGATGGTCGAGGAGGGAATGATGGACCGTTTCGCCATCGACGAGGTCTACGGCATGCACAATGCGCCGGGGCTGCCGACCGGCTCCTTCGCCATCCGCAGCGGCTCCATGATGGCGGCGGCCGACATGTTCGTCATCGACATCGAGGGGATCGGCGGCCATGCGGCGCGGCCGCAACGCTGCATCGACACCACGCTCGTCGGCGCCCACATCATGACCGCGCTGCAGTCGGTGGTGGCGCGCAACGTCGATCCCATCGAGGCGGCGGTCGTCTCCGTCACCACCTTCAAGGCCGGTGACGCCTTCAACGTGATCCCGCAGACCGCGCGCCTCACCGGCACCGCGCGCACCTTGTCGGCCGCCGTCCGCGACCAGCTGGAGGAGCGCATGAAGGACGTGGTCGAGCACACCGCCCGCGCCTTCGGCGCAAAGGCCACGCTCGACTACCAGCGCCACTATCCGGTGCTGTCGAACCATGCCGCCCAGACCGATTTCGCGGCGAGCGTCGCCCGTCAGGTCGTGGGCGACCGCGTCGACGTGAACACGCCGCAGGTGATGGGCGGAGAGGACTTCGCCTTCATGCTGGAGGCAAGGCCCGGCGCCTTCATCTATATCGGCCAGGGTGACGGCCCCTACGTCCACCATCCCGAATACGACTTCAACGACGAGATCATCCCCGTCGGCTGCTCGTACTGGGCGAAACTCGTCGAGACGGCGCTGCCGGCGGGCTGA
- the rpsF gene encoding 30S ribosomal protein S6, with protein MALYEHVFLARQDLSSQQVDALVESYKGVIEANGGSVGRVENWGLKSLTYRINKNRKAYYTLMDITAPAAAIQEMERQMGLSEDVLRFMTVRVEKHEEGASAMMQKREERSERGDRFGDRPRFGDRDRGDRGDRPPRGDREDRGPRRPREQAEGAH; from the coding sequence ATGGCTCTCTACGAACATGTGTTTCTCGCCCGCCAGGATCTGTCCTCGCAGCAGGTCGACGCGCTTGTGGAATCCTACAAGGGCGTCATCGAAGCGAATGGCGGCAGTGTCGGCCGGGTGGAGAACTGGGGACTGAAGTCCCTGACCTACCGCATCAACAAGAACCGCAAGGCGTATTATACGCTCATGGACATCACCGCTCCGGCGGCCGCGATCCAGGAGATGGAACGCCAGATGGGCCTGTCGGAAGACGTGCTCCGCTTCATGACCGTCCGCGTCGAGAAGCACGAGGAAGGCGCCTCCGCGATGATGCAGAAGCGCGAAGAGCGCAGCGAGCGCGGCGACCGCTTCGGCGACCGTCCCCGCTTCGGCGACCGCGACCGCGGCGACCGGGGCGACCGTCCGCCGCGCGGCGACCGCGAGGATCGCGGTCCGCGCCGTCCGCGCGAGCAGGCTGAAGGAGCACACTGA
- a CDS encoding caspase family protein: protein MARWIVAALLWLAAACWPAQAGLKRVGEASSARLALVIGVAGYEHLPSLKNAVNDARLVAEAFETTGFDVTLLVDPDRAAIDRAVREHVRRIGEAGGAVSAFYFAGQGFEIDRRSYVAGADARIETLDDVDRAATSFDAIMAQIEAANGDGVSLFLFDACRDNPFHASIQSSTRGAAMLSDQDGARSAAVVRGSLVAYAVGPGGIAEDGSGDNGPFAAAVSRALAMPNLDQSAWFREVRNATVDATGGRQVPTVIDNLTGDFIFNPVAVAADPDDQPQTRAARAIYEAEPGVLKPTYEDGSHALLIGVGDYDMGADGRQAWRDLPAVPDELARLGSVLATVHGFDVETVLDPTGDELTDALENFVNRHGAKPNARLVIMLAGHGTTTESFGKKTAWFVPRDAPAMTPPAPFRNAALNLRRIEEWSEVLEAKHVLWIFDSCFSGAAIRMIESRSDGGTPDGWSAHLHTNPVRRVITSGSENEEVPAKSRFTERLIDVLAGRVTIGEGAMITGGQIGSFLREDVIRYTFKQGLPKVTPQSDTIVLPGEEGDIVFRIEPQLAAAWSAAR, encoded by the coding sequence ATGGCCCGCTGGATCGTCGCCGCGCTCCTTTGGCTGGCAGCGGCGTGCTGGCCGGCGCAGGCGGGACTGAAGCGCGTCGGAGAGGCGTCGTCGGCGCGCCTGGCTCTGGTCATCGGTGTCGCGGGGTACGAGCATCTCCCGTCGCTGAAGAATGCGGTCAACGACGCGCGTCTGGTCGCGGAGGCGTTCGAGACGACCGGCTTCGACGTGACGCTCCTCGTCGATCCGGATAGGGCCGCGATCGACCGGGCGGTGCGCGAGCACGTGCGTCGGATCGGAGAGGCGGGCGGCGCCGTCTCGGCCTTCTATTTTGCCGGCCAAGGCTTCGAGATCGACCGCAGGAGCTACGTCGCGGGCGCGGATGCCCGGATCGAGACGCTCGACGACGTCGACCGTGCGGCCACCTCCTTCGATGCGATCATGGCGCAGATCGAGGCCGCGAACGGGGACGGCGTCAGCCTCTTCCTGTTCGACGCCTGCCGCGACAACCCGTTCCATGCCTCCATCCAGAGCTCGACGCGCGGGGCGGCGATGCTGTCCGATCAGGATGGCGCGCGGTCCGCGGCCGTCGTCCGGGGAAGCCTCGTCGCCTACGCCGTGGGACCGGGCGGGATCGCAGAGGACGGCAGCGGCGACAACGGCCCCTTCGCCGCTGCCGTTTCCCGCGCGCTGGCGATGCCCAACCTCGACCAGTCGGCCTGGTTTCGCGAGGTGCGCAACGCCACGGTCGACGCCACCGGGGGGCGCCAGGTGCCGACGGTGATCGACAATCTGACCGGCGATTTCATCTTCAACCCGGTCGCCGTCGCGGCCGATCCGGACGACCAGCCGCAGACGCGGGCGGCGCGGGCCATCTACGAGGCCGAACCCGGCGTGCTGAAGCCGACCTACGAGGACGGCAGCCATGCGCTGCTGATCGGCGTCGGCGACTACGACATGGGCGCCGACGGGCGGCAGGCTTGGCGCGACCTGCCCGCCGTGCCCGACGAACTGGCGCGGCTCGGGTCCGTGCTGGCGACGGTGCACGGCTTCGACGTGGAGACCGTCCTCGACCCGACCGGGGACGAGCTGACTGACGCGCTCGAGAATTTCGTCAACCGGCACGGGGCCAAACCCAATGCGCGGCTGGTCATCATGCTGGCCGGCCATGGCACGACCACCGAGAGCTTCGGCAAGAAGACGGCCTGGTTCGTTCCCCGCGACGCGCCGGCCATGACGCCGCCGGCGCCGTTCCGCAACGCGGCGCTGAACCTGCGGCGCATCGAGGAATGGTCGGAGGTGCTGGAGGCCAAGCACGTGCTGTGGATCTTCGACAGCTGTTTTTCCGGCGCGGCGATTCGCATGATCGAGAGCCGCAGCGACGGAGGAACGCCCGACGGCTGGTCGGCGCATCTGCACACCAATCCGGTACGGCGCGTCATCACGTCGGGATCGGAGAACGAGGAGGTGCCGGCCAAGAGCCGCTTCACCGAGCGACTGATCGACGTGCTCGCCGGACGCGTCACCATCGGCGAAGGTGCGATGATCACCGGTGGCCAGATCGGCAGCTTCCTGCGGGAGGACGTGATCCGCTACACCTTCAAGCAGGGGCTGCCGAAGGTGACGCCGCAGAGCGACACGATCGTCCTTCCCGGCGAGGAGGGCGACATCGTCTTCCGGATCGAACCACAGCTCGCGGCGGCATGGAGCGCCGCGCGGTAG